The DNA segment CCAGCTTTCATTTTGGGTTTACTCACAGACTGCACTGTGTAAACTAATAAATGTCTGCCCTTTTCTTTGTGTTTATATTTGGGTAATTTTGGTCTGCTTAAAAACTTGGTTTTATCTTTTGTGTATGCTTTTATTGCGGCAAAAAAACTTAACCAGTTGCGATGTAATCCTAATAATACTTGTTGGGCGACTTTGGCGGGTAACGCTTGATATGGTTCTGTAGATTTTAATTGTTTAGCTAGACAATTGTAGTCCAGATATTTTTGAGCCAGAATAAAACTTTGGCGGGTATGGAAGTTAGCATAATTGTAGAGGTTTTTAGCAGCAAAACATAACTTATCAATCTCCTGATAGTGGGGATGATTTGGTTGAATTATATGCCGTTCGACTAACTGCATAGACTAGCTGCCAAAAATTAAACACATAACCATATATAACAACATTTGTCGGTACTTGTGTCAATAAATTTATGTTAATTCGCTGGCTTGAGATTTGCTCTATCCCGATCTATTAGCTGGTTTCACTGTGATCAATGATAATAGATGCTAATATTTGTCTATATATTGGCCGAAGTTTTACAATGCTAGAACTACTATTATGCACCAAAAGTCAGCCCTGACCTTTAAACAATTATTAAAAAATGTTAGGTAATTTTCAACAAAGTCAACTACGGATAGAAATCACCGCCTCTGCCAGTGCGATTCGGGATAGTTTGCAACATCCTGAAAAACTAGCAAAATGGCTTGTCGGGCAAAGTTTCGCCCCTGGAATGCCAGAAGAACTGCATACCGGATTTCAGTTTACAACCTGGACAGGGCCAATTTCAATTCATCATCAAGTACAAGTGGCAAAACCCAATTGTCTCCGTTTGCTACTGAGTGGAGGCATTGATGGCTTTCATGAATGGTACTGGGGAGAAGGTTGGGTGCAGTCTCGCTTAGAGGGAGTTTCAATTCTGCCCCTAAATTTAGGACAAACCCTGAATTTGTTGAGTTTGCGTGAGTTTTTGGTAAATAAATAGTAGAGATGCGATTAATCTCGTCCATGATTGATCGCTTCTCCATATACATCCTGATTGCAATGCCGCTCCCTCAACCCTTTAAGCTGGCTTTACCACTAAAACCGAACAATTAGCCTCTTCCACTACTTGAGTGCTGACAGAACCCAAAACAATTCGCTTCATGCCAACTAATCCGCGACTGCCAACGAGAATTAAATCAGCTTTGTAAATATTGGCAATACGAATAATTTCCACCGCAGGATCGCCGGTTACCAACTCTAATTCACTGTCGAATGATAACTTTTCTTTATAACTTAACAGCTGTTTTTCAATATGAAAATCAGAAAACTTTGAGGATTTTGGATCAGGGCGGTCTGCGGGTAGTTCTATCTCTGACTGTGGGGGCAGAAATACATGACAGAGAATCACCTTGGCATCACTGGTCAACACCAAATCATTTAAAGTTTGAATAACTCGTTCCACAATTTCCGACCCGTCAAGAGCTACCAAAACATTTTTTAGCACCGCTGATCTCCTAAAAGGTAGACAAAATAAATGTCTATTAGCTTATTTAATAGTTTATGCACAAAATAAACAATCCAAATCACTCTTCCTGCTGAATTCTGCGTCTTACCGAATCTTTATGAGACGGTAAGCCCTCGGCTGTTGCTAGTGCATCAATTGCCCCAGCCACCTTTTGTAATGCAGTAGGTGAGTATTGAATAATACTAGAATGTTTGAGAAATGTTTCCACTCCTAAAGGTGAAGCATAACGAGCAGCCCCGGAAGTCGGCAAGGTGTGGTTAGGCCCTGCCAAATAGTCTCCTACAGCTTCAGGTGTAGAATAGCCCAAGAATATAGCCCCAGCGTGACGAATTTGAGGAAGTAATGCCCAAGGATCTTTAACTTCTAACTCTAAATGTTCGGGAGCAAATTCATTGGAAAATGCTGCTGCTGCTGACAAAGACTCTACAACCACAATTAAGCCATAATGAGCGATCGCTTTCTCTGTATCTATCCGTCTGGGATGATCAACTAATTGTCTTTCCACCGCTACTTGCACGTTTTTGGCTAAAGCAGTGTCAGTGGTCAACAAAATAGCTGCGGCCATCGGGTCATGTTCAGCTTGCGCCAACAAATCAGCCGCCACATTCACCGGATTGGCTGTTTCATCGGCAATAATTAATACTTCACTCGGTCCTGCCAAAGAATCAATGCCAACAGTACCGTAAACCAGTTTTTTAGCTAAAGTGACATAAATATTGCCAGGCCCAGTAATGACATTGACTTTAGGAATCGTTTCTGTACCATAAGCCAAAGCCGCGATCGCTTGCGCCCCCCCAACACGATAAATTTCTTGTATGCCTGCTTCTTGTGCAGCTACCAAAACCGCCGGGTGAATTGCTGTTCTCGCACCAGGAGGCGTTACCATCACCACACGAGGCACACCAGCCACCTTAGCTGGAATAGCATTCATCAGGACAGTACTGGGATAGGCCGCACGACCACCAGGCACATATAAACCTGCACAGTCTACAGGAGTATAGCGTTTGCCCACCACCACATCATCATCGCCAAAGTGTACCCAACTTTTCGGAACACGCTGGCGGTGAAATGATTCAATTTGGCAACCAGCCAACTGAATCGCCTGGAGTAAATCCTTCGACACCTGTTGGTAGGCTGCATCCATTTCGGAGCCAGTAACACGCAATTCCTCTGCTTTGAGAGTTTGATGATCGAATTCAGCTGTATAATGCAAAACAGCTTTGTCGCCTTGGCGCTGCACTGCTTGCAATACTTCGCGCACAGTTGCTTCTTTGTGAAGCACGTGTTCATCGTGAGTACGATTGCAGATACGTTGTAGTTCTGATACAACGTCTGCCTGCTGAGTAATGATTCGCAGCATGGAGTAAGGAGGATGCCAAAATTTAGAATATTCCCGCCTGAGAATTGTTCTTAACTCTTAACCGATGAGGTAGTCGAGCTAATTCTAATTCTCTTCTCTAGCTTAACCTGGATTTTTTTGATGTCTTCAAGCCGCACACTCGTGACTTCCAGTCATGAGTTAGGCGCGACCGATTCTGTTAAAATTAGTGTATAGCGAAAACCAAGCTAAATCTGAACCACGACAACTAAAGATATGGGGTTCTACTAGGAAATAGATATTTTTATCGCTCCTTTAGTAGGTAAAATCTTTAAGGTACAGAGGTTAAACATACTTAAAGTTTTAGGTACTTGTTTAAAAGTCGCCGTCGGTGCGCCGGAGACTTGAAACGCCTGTGGAGAACTTGTAAGTCCTGGAGCAATTCAGGCGGAGATCGTGGAAGCAGGAATCACGCAACTTTTAGTCGTGTGAGGTTCAAACTCCCAAGGCTGCCAGCACATGGTTTGCTTGAGAAGGCGACGATTATTGCTCAGTCCGATTTACCTACTTGACTCACCCTAGGGGGAAGTTTTTTGGTATTCGGCAGGGAGAAGCTGTGCCAATGCCCCTACCCTTACAACCTTGCTTGCACTCCTTGCAAGTTTCCTGGTGACAGATTTGCACATCCAGTGACCTTAATTAAGGAGCTATAAGAGGCTCTGAGTATAACTTTTGCGTATTTTTCTACTTTAGTAACTAACATTTTATCGAAGTAACTTATTTTAACGCATTTTCTCAATCGATTACACATAAATAGTAAAGTTGTCAAGGATACTCTAATTTAGTCATTAGTCATTGGTCATTAGTCATTAGTCATTAGTCATTGGTCATTGGTCATTGGTCATTGGTCATTGGGAAGTTACCGTCTTCCTCCCCCCTGCTCCCTGCACCCTGCACCCCTGCCTCTTTCCCCCCACTCCCCACTCCCAAAAAGAAAATTTATTTATAAATTCTGACATTGGCAGTATGAATGCTATATTAGTAAGTCTAGTAGTGTGTGTACATATTAATAGTATTTTTGGAATTGACGTGGCGAATACAAAATCTGCTCTCAAACGCGCCCAAATCGGAGAACGCAATCGTTTGCGTAACAAAGCTTACAAGTCAGCAGTAAGAACGCTGATGAAAAAATACTTTAGTGCCGTAGATGTCTATGCAGCTAATCCTAACTCAGAATTAGAACAAGAAGTACAAGTAAGGTTGTCTGAAGCTGTCAGCAAAATTGACAAGGCTGTAAAGCGTGGTGTTCTCCACCCCAATAATGGCGCTCGGAAAAAATCGAGATTGGCTCGCAAACTCAAGCCACTGGCTCAAGCATCTGCTCAGTAGTTCAATGATTCAGTAATCAGTAAATATATCTGTATATCACTGATTACTGCTCAGGAAATCATGACACTTCGACTGCGCTCAGTGCTAGCAACTGGACTCATGACCGATAACTACAATGCAGCTGATTGATACTCACGTCCACATTAATTTTGATACATTTCAGGCGGATTTAGCATCAGTGCGATCGCGATGGCAAGAAGCCGGTGTAGTACGCCTCGTACACTCCTGCGTCGAACCTGCGGAATTTTCCAGTATTCAAACCCTAGCACACCAGTTTCCCGAACTCAGCTTTGCCGTTGGTTTACATCCCTTAGATGTTGAGAAATGGCACAGCGAAACAGCCGCACAAATCAAATCCTTGGCTAGTTCCGAAGCGAAAGTGGTCGCAATTGGGGAAATGGGTATGGATCTTTACAAAGCAGACAACTATGCACTTCAACGCATAGCCTTTGAAGCTCAACTAGCGATCGCCTGTGAACTCAATCTACCAGTGATTATTCATTGTCGTGATGCAGCCCCACAAGTTAGGGAAATACTGCAAAAATGGCAGGAAAACACAGGAAAAAGCCCTAGAGGTGTCATGCATTGTTGGGGTGGCACACCAGAGGAAACCCAATGGTTTCTAGACTTAGGCTTCTACATTAGTTTTAGCGGGACAGTTACATTCAAAAACGCGAAAGCTATTCAAGCCTCGGCCACCATGGTCACAAGCGATCGCCTGCTAGTTGAAACAGACTGCCCTTTTTTGTCTCCAGTCCCCAAACGGGGTGAAAAACGCAACGAGCCAGCCTATGTTCGTTATGTAGCCGAACAAGTAGCTCATTTGCGTGGGGAAACATTAGAAGCGATCGCCGCTCAAACCACCCAGAATGCTTGTGAGTTATTTGGATTAGCACTATAAAATTGGCTCATCTATGTCCCAGGTAGTGCTGAAAAAATTAAACTCTAGGAGGACAAAATTATGCTAAAATTAATCCCTCCAAAACAATTTGAATACGCCATAATAAAAAAGGAAGGAATTGAAAACTTTTAAACTTGATTGTGTGCTGTTATCAACTTGATCATCCACCTCATCTCTACAAGCGGATGTTATGAATCTATGAGTGATGTCAGGATTCCACAGTCACCGAGACTTTGGCCAAAAAACGCCCGTGCTGTACCTAACCTATAGAAAATTGTTAAACGTAAATTACCTTGTGAGCAAAACCCACCAAAATCAAGCTCGTTCGCGATCGCTAAACGTCTGTCTGGGAAGTAGCCTCTCACCGTGGGAGAAGTTACAAATCAGAGCAGACAAAATACGCGACTCTTTGTCTGTGTCTTAAGAGACAAGCGTAAATATAGGCAATAAATTGATGACCAGTAGTTCCTTCATGGTACAAGCCCCCAGATTTAGCAGTGGAATCAAAAATCCCCAATCGAAAATCCTCAAACCCCTAGATTTATCTGTGGATAGAACCAAAATCTAAAAAATCCAAAATTGTTTGACACAAATAGTCTAGCGGTGTCTAGGCAAGTATATGAAGCGTATGGGAGAGGCAGTGAGGAAAGCACAACAAATTTATCAATGTTTCAGCCATCGACTGTTGAGGAATCAACTTGATATTCCGATTTTAGCGCACCTTGAGAAAAAACAAGGGCGATTACCCCCTTGCCAAAATCTCTCTTTGCAGCTTCAATAGCGGCGTTTGCTTACACCTAAAAATAGCAGATGGCATAAACCAAGAGAAGTTCCCAAATAGTTATGGACACAAGGCGCGCAGCGGGAACACGCCAAAAACAGAAACTTAAGCGGTGTCCTCAAAAAAAGTTTAACTCCTTTGACGAAGGTAAAGGCATGACTACAGATACTACATATAATATGGAATCCGCCTTTTTGTTGCCCGACTTGATTGAAATCCAGCGGTCAAGTTTTCGCTGGTTTTTAGAAGAAGGGCTGATAGAAGAACTCAACTCCTTTAGTCCGATTACAGACTACACAGGCAAACTAGAACTGCACTTTTTAGGCCATAACTACAAACTCAAAGAGCCAAAGTACAGCGTTGAGGAATCTAAACGGCGGGATAGTACCTATGCCGTGCAAATGTATGTTCCCACCCGCCTGTTGAACAAAGAAACCGGGGATATTAAAGAACAAGAAGTATTTATTGGGGATTTGCCCTTAATGACAGACCGCGGTACGTTTATTATTAACGGAGCCGAGCGGGTAATTGTCAACCAGATAGTGCGATCGCCTGGAGTTTACTACAAATCAGAAATCGATAAAAACGGGCGGCGGACTTATTCAGCTAGCTTAATCCCTAACCGGGGAGCTTGGCTAAAATTTGAAACAGACCGTAACGATTTGGTGTGGGTACGCATCGACAAAACCCGTAAACTCTCAGCCCAGGTACTATTAAAAGCCCTCGGCTTATCAGACAACGAAATATTTGATGCCCTGCGCCACCCTGAATATTTCCAAAAAACCATCGAAAAAGAAGGGCAATTTTCCGAAGAAGAAGCCCTGATGGAGTTGTACCGGAAATTACGTCCCGGTGAACCACCCACAGTATTAGGTGGACAACAGCTATTAGACTCCCGCTTCTTCGACCCTAAACGTTATGACCTTGGTCGCGTTGGTCGTTATAAACTCAACAAAAAATTACGACTGTCTGTTCCCGACACCATGCGCGTCTTAAGTCCTGGGGACATCTTAGCAGCAGTAGACTACCTGATTAACCTGGAATATGATATCGGTAATATCGACGACATTGACCACTTAGGCAATCGTCGAGTCAGAAGCGTCGGCGAACTCCTACAAAACCAAGTCAGAGTCGGATTAAACCGTCTAGAGCGGATTATTCGGGAACGGATGACCGTATCAGATGCCGAAGTTTTAACCCCAGCCTCCTTAGTCAACCCTAAACCATTGGTAGCAGCAATCAAAGAATTCTTTGGTTCTAGCCAATTAAGTCAGTTCATGGATCAAACAAATCCCCTAGCAGAACTGACCCACAAACGCCGCCTCAGCGCCCTTGGCCCTGGTGGTTTAACTCGTGAACGGGCAGGATTTGCCGTCCGAGATATTCACCCTTCTCACTACGGCAGAATTTGCCCCATTGAAACACCAGAAGGACCAAACGCCGGTTTGATTGGTTCCTTAGCCACCCATGCGCGAGTCAACCTCTACGGATTTCTCGAAACCCCCTTTAGACCAGTAGAAAATGGTCGGGTGCGATTTGACCTACCGCCTGTCTACATGACAGCCGACGAAGAAGACGACCTGCGGACTGCCACAGGTGACATTCCCGTAGATGAGAATGGCTACATTAAGGGACCACAAGTGCCAGTCCGCTATCGCCAAGACTGGGCAACCACCACCCCCGAACAAGTGGATTACGTAGCTGTGTCCCCAGTGCAAATTGTGTCTGTAGCTACCAGCATGATTCCCTTTTTGGAACATGACGACGCTAACCGTGCGCTGATGGGTTCCAATATGCAACGGCAAGCAGTACCCCTGCTCAAGCCAGAGCGTCCCCTGGTTGGTACTGGTTTAGAAGCCCAAGGCGCGAGAGACTCAGGAATGGTTGTGGTTTCCCGTACGGATGGCGATGTCACCTACGTAGATGCTACAGAAATTCGTGTTCGTCCTAAAGGCGGTAACTCAGAAATTAGGTATCGGCTGTCTAAATACCAAAGATCCAACCAAGACACTTGTTTAAATCAAAAACCCCTCGTCCGCATTGGTGAGCGAGTTGTTGCTGGTCAAGTGCTAGCGGATGGTTCAGCCACTGAAGGTGGTGAATTAGCCTTGGGTCAAAATATTGTCCTCGCCTATATGCCTTGGGAAGGGTATAACTACGAAGACGCAATTTTGATATCCGAAAAACTGGTACAAGATGATGTCTACACCTCAATTCACATTGAAAAATATGAAATTGAAGCCAGACAAACCAAACTTGGCCCAGAAGAAATCACCAGAGAAATTCCCAACGTCGGGGAAGATGCCCTGCGTCAGTTAGATGAACAGGGAATTATCCGCATCGGTGCTTGGGTAGAAGCAGGAGATATTCTGGTAGGAAAAGTTACACCAAAAGGTGAATCTGATCAACCACCAGAAGAAAAACTGTTGCGTGCCATCTTTGGCGAAAAAGCGCGGGATGTGCGAGATAACTCCCTGCGAGTTCCCAACGGTGAAAAAGGACGCGTCGTTGACGTGCGTTTATTTACCCGCGAACAAGGCGATGAATTACCACCGGGAGCCAACATGGTGGTGCGGGTCTATGTAGCCCAAAAACGCAAAATCCAAGTGGGCGATAAAATGGCAGGTCGCCACGGTAATAAAGGGATTATTTCTCGGATATTACCTGTGGAAGATATGCCTTACTTAGCAGATGGTTCCACAGTGGACATCGTGCTAAACCCCTTGGGTGTACCTAGTCGGATGAACGTCGGACAGGTATTTGAATGTATGTTGGGCTGGGCTGCTCATACTTTAGGAGTCCGGTTTAAAATTACTCCCTTTGATGAAATGTATGGGGAAGAGACATCCCGCAGCCTTGTACATGGCAAACTGCAAGAAGCACGGGACGAAACAGGCAAAGATTGGGTATACAACCCAGATAACCCTGGCAAAATCATGGTGTTTGATGGTCGTACAGGCGAACCCTTTGACCGACCAATCACCGTAGGCGTAGCTTATATTCTCAAGCTCGTGCATTTGGTGGACGACAAGATTCACGCTCGTTCCACAGGGCCATACTCGCTGGTAACACAGCAACCCTTGGGTGGTAAAGCCCAACAAGGTGGTCAGCGCTTTGGGGAAATGGAAGTGTGGGCTTTGGAAGCATTTGGTGCAGCTTACACCTTGCAGGAATTGCTGACAGTCAAATCAGACGATATGCAAGGTCGGAATGAAGCGTTAAATGCCATTGTTAAAGGCAAATCAATTCCTCGACCAGGAACACCAGAATCCTTCAAGGTGCTAATGCGAGAACTGCAATCATTAGGATTAGACATCGCCGTACATAAGGTAGAAACCCAACCTGATGGTAGTTCCTTAGATGTGGAAGTCGATTTAATGGCAGACCAATCAGCCCGGCGCACACCTCCTCGACCAACCTACGAATCTCTCTCCCGCGAATCTCTAGAAGGGGAAGAGTAGGGAGTGGGGAGTAGGGAGTGGGGAGTAGGGAGTAGGGGGAAAACTTTGGGCTTTTACCAAAATCTTGATTCCTCATCCCTAATACCCAATCCCTATTGGGAATTACTTAGGAAATATTACGAATTAAAAATTACGTTAGCGAAGCTCCTCTGAAGGAGGCATTAATTATGAGACCCGCCCAAACTAATCAGTTTGACTACGTTAAAATCGGTTTAGCATCACCGGAACGCATCAGGCAATGGGGTGAGCGCACACTACCTAATGGCCAACTCGTTGGTGAAGTGACGAAGCCGGAAACAATTAATTACCGTACTCTGAAGCCAGAGATGGACGGCTTATTTTGTGAGCGCATCTTTGGCCCAGCTAAAGATTGGGAATGTCATTGTGGGAAGTATAAGAGAGTCCGTCACCGTGGTATTGTGTGTGAGCGTTGTGGTGTAGAGGTCACCGAGTCGCGGGTGCGTCGTCACCGCATGGGATACATTAAACTCGCCGCCCCAGTCGCCCACGTTTGGTATCTCAAAGGTATCCCTAGTTACATTTCCATTCTGCTGGATATGCCCTTGCGGGATGTGGAGCAGATCGTCTACTTCAACTCTTATGTTGTTCTGAGTCCCGGTAATGCGGAAACATTAAGCTACAAACAGCTACTCAGTGAAGACCAATGGTTGGAAATTGAAGACCAAATATATAGCGAAGATTCTCTGTTGCAGGGCGTAGAAGTAGGCATCGGAGCAGAAGCATTACTGCGTTTGCTGGCTGATATTAATTTAGAGCAAGAAGCCGAAAACCTGCGAGAGGAAATTGGTAACGCTAAGGGACAGAAGCGAGCCAAACTGATTAAACGGTTACGGGTAATTGATAATTTCATCGCTACTGGTTCCAAACCAGAGTGGATGGTCATGGCTGTGATTCCGGTAATTCCTCCTGACCTGCGCCCAATGGTACAGCTAGATGGTGGACGGTTTGCCACCAGTGATTTGAATGATTTGTATCGTCGGGTAATTAACCGGAATAATCGTTTGGCGCGTCTGCAAGAGATTTTAGCACCAGAAATTATTGTGCGGAACGAAAAGCGGATGCTGCAAGAAGCGGTGGATGCTTTGATTGACAATGGTCGTCGGGGACGGACGGTAGTAGGGGCAAATAACCGACCGCTGAAGTCTTTATCTGACATTATCGAAGGTAAACAAGGACGTTTCCGCCAAAACTTGTTGGGTAAACGGGTTGACTACTCTGGACGTTCTGTGATTGTGGTGGGACCGAAACTGAAGATTCACCAGTGCGGTTTGCCTAGAGAAATGGCTATTGAGTTATTTCAGCCCTTTGTGATTAATCGCCTGATTCGTAGCGGCATGGTGAATAATATCAAAGCTGCTAAAAAGTTGATTTCTCGCAATGACCCCAGTGTGTGGGATGTGCTAGAAGAGGTGATTGAAGGACACCCGGTGATGCTGAACCGTGCGCCAACGCTGCACCGTTTAGGTATTCAGGCTTTTGAACCAGTCTTGGTGGAAGGACGAGCAATTCAACTACACCCGTTGGTATGTCCGGCTTTTAACGCTGACTTTGATGGTGACCAAATGGCGGTACACGTGCCGCTGTCTCTAGAAAGTCAGGCTGAAGCTCGGTTGTTGATGCTGGCTTCTAATAATGTTTTGTCACCAGCTACAGGTAGACCGATTATTACCCCTAGCCAAGACATGGTATTGGGAGCATATTATTTAACGGCAGAAAACCCTGGGGCTACTAAGGGTACTGGTAGATATTATGCTTCCATGGAGGATGTAATTATGGCTTTCCAACAAGACCAGGTGGATTTACACGCTTACATCTATGTGCGGTTTGATGGTGAGGTGGAATGCGACCAACCAGATAAAGAACCTCTGGAAGTAACAGAAAACGCCGATGGAACTCGGACTTTGCTGTATAAGTTCCGCCGAGTGAGAGAG comes from the Nodularia sp. NIES-3585 genome and includes:
- a CDS encoding TatD family hydrolase, with protein sequence MQLIDTHVHINFDTFQADLASVRSRWQEAGVVRLVHSCVEPAEFSSIQTLAHQFPELSFAVGLHPLDVEKWHSETAAQIKSLASSEAKVVAIGEMGMDLYKADNYALQRIAFEAQLAIACELNLPVIIHCRDAAPQVREILQKWQENTGKSPRGVMHCWGGTPEETQWFLDLGFYISFSGTVTFKNAKAIQASATMVTSDRLLVETDCPFLSPVPKRGEKRNEPAYVRYVAEQVAHLRGETLEAIAAQTTQNACELFGLAL
- a CDS encoding DNA-directed RNA polymerase subunit gamma, with the translated sequence MRPAQTNQFDYVKIGLASPERIRQWGERTLPNGQLVGEVTKPETINYRTLKPEMDGLFCERIFGPAKDWECHCGKYKRVRHRGIVCERCGVEVTESRVRRHRMGYIKLAAPVAHVWYLKGIPSYISILLDMPLRDVEQIVYFNSYVVLSPGNAETLSYKQLLSEDQWLEIEDQIYSEDSLLQGVEVGIGAEALLRLLADINLEQEAENLREEIGNAKGQKRAKLIKRLRVIDNFIATGSKPEWMVMAVIPVIPPDLRPMVQLDGGRFATSDLNDLYRRVINRNNRLARLQEILAPEIIVRNEKRMLQEAVDALIDNGRRGRTVVGANNRPLKSLSDIIEGKQGRFRQNLLGKRVDYSGRSVIVVGPKLKIHQCGLPREMAIELFQPFVINRLIRSGMVNNIKAAKKLISRNDPSVWDVLEEVIEGHPVMLNRAPTLHRLGIQAFEPVLVEGRAIQLHPLVCPAFNADFDGDQMAVHVPLSLESQAEARLLMLASNNVLSPATGRPIITPSQDMVLGAYYLTAENPGATKGTGRYYASMEDVIMAFQQDQVDLHAYIYVRFDGEVECDQPDKEPLEVTENADGTRTLLYKFRRVREDAQGNLISQYVRTTPGRVIYNNAIQEALAV
- the hisD gene encoding histidinol dehydrogenase is translated as MLRIITQQADVVSELQRICNRTHDEHVLHKEATVREVLQAVQRQGDKAVLHYTAEFDHQTLKAEELRVTGSEMDAAYQQVSKDLLQAIQLAGCQIESFHRQRVPKSWVHFGDDDVVVGKRYTPVDCAGLYVPGGRAAYPSTVLMNAIPAKVAGVPRVVMVTPPGARTAIHPAVLVAAQEAGIQEIYRVGGAQAIAALAYGTETIPKVNVITGPGNIYVTLAKKLVYGTVGIDSLAGPSEVLIIADETANPVNVAADLLAQAEHDPMAAAILLTTDTALAKNVQVAVERQLVDHPRRIDTEKAIAHYGLIVVVESLSAAAAFSNEFAPEHLELEVKDPWALLPQIRHAGAIFLGYSTPEAVGDYLAGPNHTLPTSGAARYASPLGVETFLKHSSIIQYSPTALQKVAGAIDALATAEGLPSHKDSVRRRIQQEE
- a CDS encoding universal stress protein, yielding MLKNVLVALDGSEIVERVIQTLNDLVLTSDAKVILCHVFLPPQSEIELPADRPDPKSSKFSDFHIEKQLLSYKEKLSFDSELELVTGDPAVEIIRIANIYKADLILVGSRGLVGMKRIVLGSVSTQVVEEANCSVLVVKPA
- the rpsT gene encoding 30S ribosomal protein S20 — its product is MANTKSALKRAQIGERNRLRNKAYKSAVRTLMKKYFSAVDVYAANPNSELEQEVQVRLSEAVSKIDKAVKRGVLHPNNGARKKSRLARKLKPLAQASAQ
- the rpoB gene encoding DNA-directed RNA polymerase subunit beta, whose amino-acid sequence is MTTDTTYNMESAFLLPDLIEIQRSSFRWFLEEGLIEELNSFSPITDYTGKLELHFLGHNYKLKEPKYSVEESKRRDSTYAVQMYVPTRLLNKETGDIKEQEVFIGDLPLMTDRGTFIINGAERVIVNQIVRSPGVYYKSEIDKNGRRTYSASLIPNRGAWLKFETDRNDLVWVRIDKTRKLSAQVLLKALGLSDNEIFDALRHPEYFQKTIEKEGQFSEEEALMELYRKLRPGEPPTVLGGQQLLDSRFFDPKRYDLGRVGRYKLNKKLRLSVPDTMRVLSPGDILAAVDYLINLEYDIGNIDDIDHLGNRRVRSVGELLQNQVRVGLNRLERIIRERMTVSDAEVLTPASLVNPKPLVAAIKEFFGSSQLSQFMDQTNPLAELTHKRRLSALGPGGLTRERAGFAVRDIHPSHYGRICPIETPEGPNAGLIGSLATHARVNLYGFLETPFRPVENGRVRFDLPPVYMTADEEDDLRTATGDIPVDENGYIKGPQVPVRYRQDWATTTPEQVDYVAVSPVQIVSVATSMIPFLEHDDANRALMGSNMQRQAVPLLKPERPLVGTGLEAQGARDSGMVVVSRTDGDVTYVDATEIRVRPKGGNSEIRYRLSKYQRSNQDTCLNQKPLVRIGERVVAGQVLADGSATEGGELALGQNIVLAYMPWEGYNYEDAILISEKLVQDDVYTSIHIEKYEIEARQTKLGPEEITREIPNVGEDALRQLDEQGIIRIGAWVEAGDILVGKVTPKGESDQPPEEKLLRAIFGEKARDVRDNSLRVPNGEKGRVVDVRLFTREQGDELPPGANMVVRVYVAQKRKIQVGDKMAGRHGNKGIISRILPVEDMPYLADGSTVDIVLNPLGVPSRMNVGQVFECMLGWAAHTLGVRFKITPFDEMYGEETSRSLVHGKLQEARDETGKDWVYNPDNPGKIMVFDGRTGEPFDRPITVGVAYILKLVHLVDDKIHARSTGPYSLVTQQPLGGKAQQGGQRFGEMEVWALEAFGAAYTLQELLTVKSDDMQGRNEALNAIVKGKSIPRPGTPESFKVLMRELQSLGLDIAVHKVETQPDGSSLDVEVDLMADQSARRTPPRPTYESLSRESLEGEE